One stretch of Thalassovita sp. DNA includes these proteins:
- the rpsU gene encoding 30S ribosomal protein S21: protein MQVSVRDNNVDQALRALKKKLQREGVFREMKLKQHFEKPSVKKAREKAEAVRRARKLARKKAQREGLL from the coding sequence ATGCAGGTTTCTGTTCGTGACAACAACGTCGATCAGGCGCTCCGTGCCCTGAAGAAAAAGCTCCAGCGCGAAGGTGTCTTCCGCGAAATGAAGCTCAAGCAGCATTTCGAGAAGCCGTCCGTCAAAAAAGCGCGCGAGAAAGCTGAAGCCGTACGTCGTGCCCGCAAGCTGGCACGCAAGAAAGCCCAGCGCGAGGGTCTGCTCTAA
- a CDS encoding COQ9 family protein: protein MTGSEMPDPKDLLLDAALMHVPFDGWTEMTWEAALADADVNPVVANALCPRGALDLAVAYHHRGDALMLDRLAAADLGEMRFRDRIAAAVRFRLEVVEDKELVRRGMTLFALPHHAAEGTRLVWGTVDHIWTALGDSSDDVNWYTKRATLSGVYSSTLLYWLGDDSEDHAASWEFLDRRIENVMQFEKLKAGVRDNKLLSGVLKGPLAVLERIKAPASVRNDLPGSLNNR from the coding sequence ATGACCGGTTCTGAAATGCCTGACCCAAAGGATCTGCTGCTGGATGCGGCATTGATGCATGTGCCTTTTGATGGCTGGACTGAGATGACCTGGGAAGCGGCGCTGGCGGACGCGGATGTGAACCCCGTTGTGGCCAATGCGCTGTGTCCGCGCGGCGCGCTGGATCTGGCGGTGGCCTATCATCACAGGGGCGATGCCCTGATGCTGGACCGGCTGGCGGCTGCGGATCTGGGCGAGATGCGGTTCCGCGATCGGATCGCCGCTGCGGTGCGGTTCCGGCTGGAAGTGGTTGAAGATAAAGAACTTGTACGCCGTGGCATGACCCTGTTTGCCTTGCCGCATCACGCCGCGGAAGGCACCCGGCTGGTCTGGGGCACGGTGGATCACATCTGGACGGCACTGGGCGACAGTTCGGATGATGTGAACTGGTACACCAAACGCGCGACGCTGTCGGGCGTTTACAGCAGCACATTGCTCTATTGGCTGGGTGACGACAGCGAAGATCACGCCGCCAGCTGGGAGTTTCTGGACCGCCGCATTGAAAATGTGATGCAGTTTGAGAAGCTGAAGGCAGGCGTGCGGGACAACAAGCTGTTGTCGGGTGTGCTGAAGGGGCCATTGGCGGTGCTGGAGCGAATCAAGGCGCCCGCCAGTGTCCGAAATGACCTGCCGGGCAGTTTGAACAATCGATAA
- a CDS encoding NAD(P)H-quinone oxidoreductase, with protein sequence MAEPMRAVEITEAGGPEVLKLCQRPVPEPAPGQVVIKVAYAGVNRPDALQRAGKYAPPPTASDLPGLEASGEIVALGAGVSGWSVGDQVCALLPGGGYAEYVATPAAHCLPVPDGMGLKEAACLPETYFTVWSNVFQRGGLQAGERFLIHGGSSGIGTTAIQLAREFGARVFLTVGNQDKAKACAALGAERTIIYKDEDFVEVMRAEGGADLILDMVGGLYIPRNIRTLADDGRLVQIAFLQGPKVELNFAQVMTRRLTITGSTLRPQSDLAKAKIADSLREHVWPLLNAGRIAPVMDSEFPLNEASAAHARMEASGHIGKIVLKVS encoded by the coding sequence ATGGCTGAACCAATGCGCGCTGTGGAGATTACCGAGGCCGGTGGCCCGGAGGTGTTGAAACTCTGTCAGCGGCCAGTGCCAGAGCCCGCGCCGGGGCAGGTGGTGATCAAGGTGGCCTATGCAGGGGTGAACCGCCCGGATGCGCTGCAACGGGCCGGGAAATATGCCCCGCCGCCCACCGCCAGCGACCTGCCGGGGCTGGAAGCCTCGGGTGAGATTGTGGCGCTGGGGGCGGGTGTCAGCGGCTGGTCCGTTGGCGATCAGGTCTGCGCCCTGCTGCCCGGCGGCGGCTACGCTGAATATGTGGCAACACCCGCCGCCCATTGTCTGCCGGTGCCTGATGGCATGGGGCTGAAAGAGGCGGCCTGCCTGCCCGAAACCTATTTCACCGTCTGGTCCAACGTGTTCCAACGTGGCGGGCTACAAGCCGGGGAGCGGTTTTTGATCCACGGTGGATCTTCGGGCATCGGAACGACGGCCATTCAGCTGGCACGTGAATTTGGTGCCCGGGTCTTTTTGACCGTGGGCAATCAGGACAAGGCCAAGGCCTGTGCCGCCCTCGGGGCGGAGCGTACGATCATCTATAAGGATGAAGATTTCGTTGAGGTGATGCGGGCCGAAGGCGGCGCTGACCTGATCCTAGATATGGTCGGCGGGCTTTATATCCCGCGCAATATTCGCACGCTGGCGGATGACGGGCGGCTGGTGCAGATCGCTTTCTTGCAGGGGCCGAAGGTTGAGTTGAATTTTGCACAGGTGATGACCCGCAGGTTGACTATTACCGGATCTACGCTGCGCCCGCAAAGTGATCTGGCTAAAGCCAAGATTGCAGACAGCCTGCGCGAACATGTCTGGCCGCTATTGAATGCCGGTCGTATTGCACCGGTGATGGACAGCGAATTCCCCTTGAATGAGGCCAGTGCAGCCCACGCGCGGATGGAAGCCAGCGGTCATATTGGTAAGATTGTTCTCAAGGTTTCTTAA
- a CDS encoding H-NS histone family protein has translation MTDTISIAEFDFDALSLAELKSLEKKVVKAIATFEDRKKKEALSELEAKAKELGYSLSELTGGKTPKVKVAGSPKYRNPADPAQTWTGKGRRPDWFNAALAAGTSADDLAI, from the coding sequence ATGACTGATACTATCTCAATCGCTGAATTCGACTTTGATGCGCTCTCGCTGGCGGAATTGAAATCGCTGGAAAAGAAGGTTGTAAAAGCAATTGCAACTTTTGAAGATCGCAAAAAGAAAGAAGCGCTGTCCGAGCTAGAAGCAAAAGCCAAGGAATTGGGATACTCACTGTCCGAGCTGACCGGTGGTAAAACCCCCAAGGTGAAAGTGGCAGGCAGCCCGAAATATCGCAATCCTGCAGACCCGGCACAGACCTGGACCGGCAAAGGCCGCCGGCCCGATTGGTTTAATGCCGCGCTGGCCGCCGGCACCTCTGCCGACGACCTGGCGATCTAA
- a CDS encoding ribonuclease T2: MHLSRPRRNSRVFRPFFKGLSRLAGACLIALTATAPAQAEGERSGVFDYYVMALSWSPTWCALEGDARQSPQCEDNADHGWILHGLWPQFHRGWPSYCPTTARQPSRQMTAEMADIMGTSGLAWHQWKKHGTCSGLTARTYYALSRQAYGTVTRPAVFRKLEKTVKLPARVVEEAFLKANPDLEPDMVTVTCKSNRIQEVRVCLSKDLDPVPCGRDVVRDCQMTDALFDPVR; the protein is encoded by the coding sequence ATGCATTTGTCCCGCCCACGCCGCAATTCCCGCGTATTTCGCCCATTCTTTAAAGGTCTGAGCCGCCTAGCTGGCGCCTGCCTTATCGCCCTAACCGCGACTGCCCCCGCTCAGGCGGAGGGGGAGCGTTCGGGCGTTTTTGACTATTACGTCATGGCGCTCAGCTGGTCGCCAACCTGGTGTGCGCTGGAAGGCGATGCACGGCAGTCACCGCAATGCGAAGACAACGCCGATCATGGCTGGATCCTGCATGGGCTGTGGCCGCAGTTCCACCGCGGTTGGCCGTCTTACTGCCCCACAACGGCACGCCAGCCGAGCCGCCAAATGACCGCAGAAATGGCCGATATCATGGGCACCTCTGGCCTGGCCTGGCATCAGTGGAAAAAACACGGCACCTGCTCCGGCCTTACCGCGCGCACCTATTACGCGCTGTCCCGGCAGGCCTATGGCACGGTGACCAGACCAGCGGTGTTCCGTAAGTTGGAGAAGACGGTGAAGCTGCCTGCGCGTGTGGTGGAGGAGGCTTTCCTGAAAGCCAACCCTGATCTGGAGCCAGACATGGTCACCGTCACCTGCAAATCCAACCGGATTCAGGAGGTGCGGGTCTGCCTGTCCAAAGATCTGGATCCCGTTCCCTGTGGTCGGGATGTGGTGCGCGACTGTCAGATGACAGACGCGCTCTTTGATCCGGTGCGATAA
- a CDS encoding DUF1013 domain-containing protein, translating to MSKPIMAKATAVWLIDNTTISFKQIADFVGMHELEIQGIADGDVAPGVKGFDPVANNQLTQEEIDAAEKSPLHKLKLKFNAAAVGEEKRRGPRYTPLSKRQDRPASIYWLVKFHPELSDGQISKLVGTTKPTIQAIRERTHWNIANITPVDPVALGLCKQSELDSAVQKAVAKKAAEGGVMSDDERRKLVSTEQSLSMEEEAPKIPTAIEGLETFSLGGDDEDEKEEEIIDADSFFNLPGGSDEDEQP from the coding sequence ATGTCCAAGCCGATTATGGCAAAAGCCACCGCTGTCTGGCTGATCGACAACACCACGATCAGCTTCAAGCAGATCGCCGATTTTGTCGGCATGCATGAGCTGGAGATCCAGGGCATCGCGGATGGCGATGTGGCCCCGGGCGTCAAAGGGTTTGACCCGGTCGCCAACAACCAGCTGACGCAGGAAGAGATTGATGCGGCAGAGAAAAGCCCGCTGCACAAGCTGAAGCTGAAGTTCAATGCCGCAGCCGTTGGCGAAGAAAAGCGCCGTGGCCCGCGCTACACGCCGCTGTCCAAGCGTCAGGACCGCCCGGCGTCGATCTACTGGCTGGTGAAGTTCCACCCCGAACTGTCGGATGGTCAGATCAGCAAGCTGGTCGGCACCACCAAACCGACCATTCAGGCGATTCGCGAACGCACCCATTGGAACATCGCCAACATCACCCCGGTGGATCCGGTGGCTCTGGGCCTGTGTAAACAGTCTGAGCTGGATTCGGCGGTGCAGAAAGCCGTTGCCAAGAAAGCCGCTGAAGGCGGCGTGATGAGCGACGATGAGCGCCGCAAACTGGTGAGCACCGAACAGTCGCTGTCGATGGAAGAAGAAGCGCCGAAGATCCCGACCGCGATTGAAGGTCTGGAGACCTTTAGCCTTGGCGGTGACGATGAGGACGAGAAAGAAGAAGAGATCATCGATGCGGATAGCTTCTTCAACCTCCCCGGCGGATCGGACGAAGACGAACAGCCCTAA
- a CDS encoding NAD(P)/FAD-dependent oxidoreductase, whose product MVIAVIGKGMIGAAAARHLALMGEEVLLIGPDEPQDYASHPGVFASHYDEARITRSLDPYPFWSRVSRESIARYSEIERASGIRFFTETGLLMAGPDHTPLIRAVERGAQRDNIHCEALRGQALQQRFPYFQFASDTLGLFEPRGAGHINPRLMVRAQGVAAQKLGAHVITAMVTGLRETGDGVEIDSTAGHLSADQVLVAAGGFTNELLPEPLPLHVYARTVLLAEVAAAEQDRLRDMPPLIYLEPDNDPYLLPPVAYPDGRVYLKIGGDPVDLELPGEAERKAWFRSGGDPEVGDHLLERLQERMPDLAIASTKIAPCITTFTNSIQPVLQRQSDRISVATGGSGRGAKCSDELGRLGALVARDVALPDWVAETRGS is encoded by the coding sequence ATGGTCATCGCGGTGATTGGCAAGGGAATGATCGGGGCGGCGGCGGCGCGGCATCTGGCGCTGATGGGTGAGGAGGTGCTGCTGATCGGCCCGGATGAGCCGCAGGATTACGCCAGCCATCCCGGCGTTTTTGCCAGCCATTATGATGAGGCCCGCATCACACGTTCGCTGGATCCCTATCCGTTCTGGAGCCGGGTCAGCCGGGAGAGCATTGCCCGCTACAGTGAGATTGAGCGGGCCAGTGGCATCCGGTTTTTCACTGAAACAGGGCTGTTGATGGCGGGGCCGGACCACACGCCCTTGATCCGTGCGGTGGAGCGCGGCGCCCAGCGTGACAACATTCATTGCGAGGCGCTGCGCGGGCAGGCCTTGCAGCAGCGGTTCCCTTATTTCCAGTTCGCATCAGACACTCTGGGCCTGTTTGAGCCGCGTGGCGCGGGGCATATCAACCCCCGTCTTATGGTGCGGGCGCAGGGTGTTGCGGCGCAAAAGCTGGGCGCCCATGTCATCACCGCCATGGTGACGGGCCTGCGGGAAACCGGGGATGGGGTGGAGATTGACAGCACCGCCGGGCACCTCAGCGCCGATCAGGTTCTGGTGGCGGCGGGCGGGTTTACCAATGAGCTGCTGCCCGAGCCGCTGCCGCTGCATGTCTATGCGCGTACCGTTTTGTTGGCAGAAGTCGCCGCGGCGGAACAGGATCGTCTGCGCGACATGCCGCCGCTGATTTATCTGGAACCGGACAATGATCCCTACCTCTTGCCGCCGGTCGCCTATCCTGATGGCCGCGTTTACCTGAAAATCGGCGGTGATCCGGTGGATCTGGAATTGCCGGGGGAGGCTGAGCGCAAGGCCTGGTTCCGCAGTGGCGGTGATCCTGAGGTTGGCGATCATCTGCTGGAACGGCTGCAGGAGCGGATGCCGGATCTGGCCATCGCGTCTACGAAAATTGCGCCCTGCATCACAACCTTCACCAACAGTATTCAGCCAGTGTTGCAACGTCAGAGTGACCGGATCAGCGTTGCCACAGGCGGCAGTGGGCGGGGTGCCAAATGCAGTGATGAGCTGGGCCGATTGGGTGCGCTTGTTGCGCGGGATGTGGCGCTGCCCGATTGGGTGGCGGAGACCCGCGGTTCCTAA
- a CDS encoding ABC transporter substrate-binding protein: MLRLMLMSVIGVLGTLVPLASRADNAPVPPSEPVLEVHIDADYSIASHAAEAIESGLASALSETGYEVAGTTLKLVRRDHRANVKRSRTHMEDFLNSTNAIAMVGGMHSPPYLTHRDFINENDVLFLLPWSAGGPITRGESGGENWLFRLSVDDTKAGGYLISRAVDQAGCQAVSLILIDTGWGRANYKTLTAALDKRRMRPASTHYFDVTIGQATAKRLAEDVRRSGADCAVLLADWDNGAQVVNVLADLDQPIRTFSHWGIMGGPFAQHVTPDTRDRLDLEVLQTCGLAREKGGNAALQLALSHAKGEPAELADVPAAAGFVHGYDLGRIFVAAVAQAAETPAWGGGIGQKRDAVRLSLESLEAEVEGILGSYEKPFDAYDVSSPDAHEALGRSDLCMARFAPEGHLIHAQ; encoded by the coding sequence ATGCTGCGTTTGATGTTGATGTCCGTGATCGGTGTTTTGGGGACTCTGGTGCCCCTCGCCAGCCGCGCCGATAACGCCCCTGTTCCCCCGTCTGAGCCGGTGCTGGAGGTACACATTGATGCGGATTATTCGATTGCCTCCCATGCGGCGGAGGCGATTGAAAGCGGCCTGGCCTCAGCCCTTTCTGAAACGGGCTACGAGGTCGCGGGCACCACATTGAAATTGGTGCGGCGTGATCACCGGGCCAATGTGAAACGATCGCGCACCCATATGGAAGATTTTCTGAATTCCACCAATGCGATTGCAATGGTGGGTGGCATGCATTCGCCGCCCTATCTGACACACCGCGATTTTATCAATGAAAACGATGTGTTGTTCCTGCTGCCCTGGTCCGCGGGCGGGCCTATCACCCGCGGTGAAAGCGGTGGTGAAAACTGGCTGTTCCGTCTGTCGGTGGATGACACCAAGGCGGGGGGCTATCTGATTTCACGCGCGGTGGATCAGGCGGGCTGTCAGGCGGTGAGCCTGATTTTGATCGATACTGGTTGGGGGCGTGCGAATTACAAAACCCTGACAGCGGCGCTGGATAAGCGGAGGATGCGGCCGGCCTCGACCCATTACTTTGATGTCACGATCGGGCAGGCGACGGCCAAGCGACTGGCCGAAGACGTTCGGCGCAGCGGTGCTGATTGCGCGGTTTTGCTGGCGGATTGGGACAATGGCGCGCAGGTTGTGAATGTCTTGGCCGATCTGGATCAGCCGATCCGGACCTTCAGCCATTGGGGGATTATGGGCGGGCCGTTTGCGCAGCATGTCACGCCGGACACCCGTGACCGCTTGGATCTGGAGGTGCTGCAGACCTGTGGCTTGGCCCGGGAAAAAGGCGGCAATGCGGCGCTGCAGCTGGCGCTGTCTCATGCCAAGGGCGAACCGGCGGAACTGGCGGATGTGCCCGCGGCGGCTGGATTTGTGCATGGCTATGATCTGGGCCGCATATTTGTTGCCGCGGTGGCGCAGGCCGCGGAAACCCCCGCGTGGGGCGGTGGAATCGGGCAGAAACGCGATGCGGTGCGCCTGTCGCTGGAAAGTCTGGAGGCCGAAGTAGAGGGCATCCTTGGATCCTATGAAAAGCCCTTTGATGCCTATGATGTGTCCAGCCCCGATGCGCATGAGGCGCTGGGGCGCAGTGACCTTTGTATGGCGCGGTTTGCGCCTGAGGGTCATCTGATCCACGCCCAGTAA
- a CDS encoding putative bifunctional diguanylate cyclase/phosphodiesterase, with protein sequence MSVSRRFWFLVGVVLCATILCSAGAIWFTSTPFLEANQAKVIQDQAEKEARAFDNELAQYQQLLQFVAAQENVVSVVIGYVENADVVSNYFETLPRPDGLISVTLLDALQEVTAHATLQGVPKEAVRSPEWIAAFEETIKAENRYAPAVVKLIPDTQAPYLLMAVPVFNRGFAEGVLVAEVDIDFDAVFTANNVTRRSFVAAADPGFVAEQEALGHWVESVAHDQLSLVSIPDVEATASVGRMLLFNVMTAISATLLVSFSIFAWLGRATIVMPHKALEQQKEHLSELAAVAENANDAILVTDLEQRIIWGNPSFEALSGYKISEVRGRKPSNFLQGADTDPDTRAAFSHAVRARTAIKAEILNYAKNGTPYWIALSITPLARDDGQIYGFMAISHDVTMERQQRDDLAAANKATEHLARHDPLTGLPNRRVLNEELELRAKGEVPHATLLRIDLDHFKNINDTMGHDAGDYVLTIIAKILTENSRKTDIAARVGGDEFIVLMSAGATSDQAVKLGQRILEKINEPHSYEGKPLRIGASFGVASTLDGLIPLEELISSADAALYKSKESGRNQVVHYGSSLHDAVCFNREISILMQRALTEEQFEPYFQPQICAQSGEICGFEALARWHSPELGVVMPDVFLPVAAQMSCIEEIDECIFRKGMKVARDMQRRNLRFPKVSFNVTAARIRTLANDIELREVPANGPKVAFEILESVFLEDQTDLFREALNKIRNRGYLIEIDDFGSGHASIVGLMQIKPDFMKIDRRLVMPILKSKQSANLLSSIMEMGKTINVKIVAEGVETEDHALILRHLGCDVLQGFHFSKPLPHAELVKFVEGYQPRRFFPSRQWVKRA encoded by the coding sequence GTGTCTGTCAGCCGCCGCTTTTGGTTCCTTGTTGGGGTGGTGCTCTGTGCCACAATCCTGTGCAGCGCCGGGGCCATCTGGTTCACCTCAACCCCGTTTCTGGAGGCCAACCAAGCCAAGGTCATTCAAGATCAGGCCGAAAAAGAAGCCCGGGCCTTTGACAATGAACTGGCGCAATATCAGCAGCTGCTACAGTTTGTGGCGGCACAGGAAAATGTTGTGTCTGTGGTGATCGGCTATGTGGAAAACGCTGATGTCGTCAGCAATTACTTCGAAACGCTGCCGCGCCCGGACGGATTGATTTCCGTCACCCTGCTGGACGCTTTGCAGGAGGTGACGGCCCATGCCACGCTGCAGGGCGTCCCGAAAGAGGCGGTGAGGTCGCCAGAATGGATCGCGGCCTTTGAAGAGACCATCAAGGCCGAGAACCGATATGCGCCAGCGGTGGTGAAGCTGATCCCGGATACGCAGGCACCCTATCTGTTGATGGCGGTGCCCGTGTTCAACCGTGGCTTTGCCGAAGGGGTGCTGGTGGCCGAAGTTGATATTGATTTTGACGCGGTTTTCACCGCCAACAACGTGACCCGACGCAGCTTTGTCGCCGCGGCAGATCCGGGGTTTGTCGCTGAGCAAGAGGCGCTGGGGCATTGGGTGGAGTCGGTGGCGCATGATCAGTTGTCTCTGGTTTCCATCCCGGATGTTGAGGCCACGGCGTCGGTCGGGCGGATGCTGCTGTTCAACGTCATGACAGCGATCTCCGCCACTTTGCTTGTGTCTTTTTCGATCTTTGCCTGGTTGGGGCGGGCCACGATTGTGATGCCGCATAAGGCGCTGGAACAGCAAAAAGAACACCTGTCAGAGCTGGCGGCGGTGGCGGAAAATGCCAATGACGCAATTTTGGTGACCGATCTGGAGCAACGGATCATCTGGGGTAACCCGTCGTTTGAGGCGCTTTCGGGCTACAAAATTTCAGAGGTGCGCGGGCGCAAGCCAAGCAATTTCCTGCAGGGCGCGGATACTGATCCCGACACTCGGGCGGCCTTTAGCCATGCGGTTCGGGCGCGTACCGCGATCAAGGCTGAGATCCTGAACTATGCCAAAAACGGCACCCCCTATTGGATCGCACTCAGCATCACGCCATTGGCCCGCGATGATGGTCAGATCTACGGGTTCATGGCGATTTCGCATGATGTCACGATGGAACGTCAGCAACGTGATGATCTGGCCGCTGCGAATAAGGCGACCGAACATTTGGCCCGCCACGATCCGCTGACCGGCCTGCCCAACCGGCGGGTGCTGAATGAAGAGTTGGAGCTGCGCGCCAAGGGGGAGGTTCCGCACGCCACCCTTCTGCGGATCGATCTGGATCATTTCAAAAACATCAATGACACGATGGGCCATGACGCAGGGGATTATGTCCTGACGATCATTGCCAAAATCCTAACGGAAAATTCCCGCAAGACCGATATTGCCGCCCGGGTTGGCGGGGATGAGTTTATCGTGCTGATGTCTGCCGGGGCCACCTCTGATCAGGCGGTGAAGCTGGGGCAGCGTATCCTTGAGAAGATCAATGAACCGCACAGCTATGAGGGCAAACCGCTGCGGATAGGGGCCAGTTTCGGGGTGGCCTCCACGCTGGATGGTTTGATCCCCCTTGAGGAGCTGATCAGCAGTGCCGACGCCGCGCTTTACAAAAGCAAAGAGAGCGGACGTAATCAGGTGGTGCACTACGGCAGCAGCCTGCATGACGCAGTGTGCTTCAACCGTGAGATTTCGATCCTGATGCAGCGCGCCCTGACGGAGGAGCAGTTTGAGCCCTATTTCCAGCCCCAGATCTGTGCCCAATCCGGTGAGATTTGCGGCTTTGAAGCCCTGGCGCGCTGGCATTCGCCTGAGTTGGGCGTTGTTATGCCGGATGTGTTCCTGCCGGTGGCGGCGCAGATGTCCTGTATCGAGGAGATTGATGAGTGCATTTTCCGCAAAGGTATGAAGGTCGCGCGCGACATGCAGCGGCGCAACCTGCGCTTCCCCAAGGTGTCTTTCAACGTCACAGCGGCCCGCATTCGCACCCTCGCCAATGATATTGAGCTGCGCGAAGTGCCGGCAAACGGGCCCAAAGTGGCGTTTGAGATTTTGGAATCGGTGTTTCTGGAGGATCAGACCGACCTGTTCCGTGAAGCGCTTAACAAGATCCGGAACCGGGGCTATCTGATTGAAATTGATGATTTCGGCTCGGGCCATGCCTCGATCGTGGGGCTGATGCAGATTAAGCCTGATTTCATGAAGATTGACCGCCGGCTGGTGATGCCGATCCTGAAATCGAAACAGTCCGCCAACCTGCTGAGTTCGATCATGGAGATGGGCAAAACCATTAATGTGAAGATTGTCGCCGAAGGGGTGGAGACCGAGGACCATGCGCTGATCCTGCGCCATCTGGGCTGCGATGTGTTGCAGGGATTTCATTTCTCCAAACCCTTGCCACATGCGGAGCTGGTGAAATTTGTCGAAGGTTACCAACCCCGGCGGTTTTTCCCCAGCCGGCAATGGGTCAAGCGAGCCTAG
- the recR gene encoding recombination mediator RecR: MSDPAPKDIDNLIELLAKLPGLGPRSARRAVLHMIRKRALLLTPLADQMQRVAETARECLNCGNVGTADICNICADEKRGNGILCVVEDVADLWAMERAAVFKGRYHVLGGTLSALDAVGPEELRIPQLLDRVTAEGIGEVILALNATVDGQTTAHYIADQLEGQVTLTSLAQGVPIGGELDYLDEGTISAALNARRQI, from the coding sequence ATGAGTGATCCTGCCCCCAAAGATATCGACAATCTGATCGAGCTTTTGGCCAAGCTGCCGGGGCTGGGTCCCCGCTCAGCCCGCCGCGCCGTGTTGCATATGATCCGCAAACGCGCGCTGCTGCTGACCCCGCTTGCCGACCAGATGCAGCGGGTGGCGGAAACCGCGCGGGAATGCCTGAATTGCGGCAATGTCGGCACCGCAGACATTTGCAACATCTGCGCCGATGAGAAACGCGGCAATGGCATCCTCTGCGTGGTTGAGGATGTCGCCGACCTCTGGGCGATGGAACGTGCCGCCGTGTTCAAAGGACGTTATCACGTTCTGGGCGGCACCCTGTCCGCGCTGGATGCTGTTGGCCCCGAAGAACTGCGCATTCCGCAGCTACTGGACCGGGTCACCGCCGAAGGCATCGGTGAGGTTATTCTGGCGCTCAACGCCACCGTGGATGGCCAGACCACCGCGCATTACATCGCTGACCAGTTGGAGGGTCAGGTGACCCTCACCTCACTGGCGCAGGGTGTGCCCATCGGCGGGGAGCTGGATTATCTGGATGAAGGCACCATCAGCGCCGCCCTCAACGCCCGTCGACAGATTTAA
- a CDS encoding YbaB/EbfC family nucleoid-associated protein, whose product MLKGLGGLGDMAKMMKKAQEMQGKVAELQEELENMTVTGESGAGLVKASCTAKGVLNGLDIDPSIFHPDEKEVVEDLILAAIKDAQTKASAKAQEEMSKLTEGLGLPADVKLPF is encoded by the coding sequence ATGCTGAAAGGTCTCGGCGGTCTTGGCGATATGGCCAAGATGATGAAAAAAGCTCAGGAAATGCAGGGCAAAGTTGCCGAATTGCAGGAAGAGCTGGAAAACATGACCGTCACCGGTGAATCCGGCGCTGGTCTGGTCAAAGCAAGCTGCACCGCCAAAGGTGTGCTGAACGGTCTGGACATCGATCCGTCGATCTTCCACCCCGACGAAAAAGAAGTGGTCGAGGATCTGATCCTGGCCGCCATCAAAGACGCCCAAACCAAAGCCAGTGCCAAGGCGCAGGAAGAAATGTCCAAACTGACCGAAGGTCTGGGCCTGCCGGCGGATGTAAAACTGCCGTTCTGA
- a CDS encoding PhzF family phenazine biosynthesis protein: MPPRQRRFLQVDVFCDAPAKGNGLAVVVDAEGLSTQQMQDFAAWTNLAETTFLLPPEDPAADYKVRIFTPAKEMLFAGHPTLGSCISWLHCDGAPQVPGVVRQECAIGLVDIDVSGPQPAFVAPPTQISPMGPAERDRLIAAMQIDPSWVKNTICLNNGPAWNLFEMHSAAQVLAVDASLTRAPDHAGLSLIGAHPAGANCAYEVRNIAPSSGMLEDPITGSLNAAIAHWLAAEGRLPTEMDQPMEVAQGSAIDRPGRITYGRDPNRPGAVMIGGAVNVLIDGQLYL, translated from the coding sequence ATGCCTCCCCGTCAGCGCCGCTTCCTGCAGGTAGATGTGTTTTGTGATGCGCCCGCCAAGGGCAATGGTCTGGCCGTTGTGGTGGATGCGGAGGGCCTCAGCACCCAGCAGATGCAGGATTTCGCCGCCTGGACCAATCTGGCGGAAACCACTTTCCTTTTGCCACCAGAAGATCCCGCCGCCGACTACAAGGTGCGGATTTTCACCCCCGCCAAAGAGATGCTCTTTGCTGGCCACCCGACGCTGGGCAGCTGCATCAGCTGGCTGCATTGTGACGGCGCACCTCAGGTGCCGGGCGTGGTGCGGCAGGAATGCGCCATCGGTCTGGTCGACATTGATGTCAGCGGCCCGCAGCCCGCATTTGTGGCGCCCCCCACCCAGATATCCCCGATGGGCCCGGCAGAGCGGGACCGGCTGATCGCTGCGATGCAGATTGACCCATCTTGGGTGAAGAACACCATCTGCCTCAACAACGGCCCGGCCTGGAACCTCTTTGAAATGCACAGCGCCGCGCAGGTGCTGGCGGTTGATGCCAGCCTGACCCGCGCGCCTGATCACGCCGGCCTGTCGCTGATCGGGGCCCATCCCGCAGGGGCGAACTGTGCCTATGAGGTGCGCAACATCGCCCCCTCCAGCGGCATGTTGGAGGACCCGATCACCGGCTCCCTCAATGCCGCAATCGCCCATTGGCTGGCGGCAGAGGGGCGTCTGCCCACCGAAATGGACCAGCCCATGGAGGTGGCGCAGGGCAGCGCCATCGATCGCCCCGGCCGCATCACCTATGGCCGTGATCCGAACCGCCCCGGTGCGGTGATGATCGGCGGCGCGGTCAATGTGCTGATCGACGGGCAGCTGTACCTCTAA